Proteins from one Ipomoea triloba cultivar NCNSP0323 chromosome 1, ASM357664v1 genomic window:
- the LOC116001995 gene encoding calmodulin-like protein 1, producing the protein MSSFLEIQYSLSKSKLLRKASRMLSSSRQTSFSFPVYQPCMDEQKRVFDRFDSNGDGKISPDEYKAFLRSLGKSKFLTREVEKIFEVADSDGDGSIDFNEFVEVQRKEGGSRTTDLHSAFQVFDRDGDGKICAEEVFELLQKLGDGCSLQDCQKMVKARDVNGDGVIDIDEFINMMTRGTPLC; encoded by the coding sequence ATGTCAAGTTTTCTAGAAATCCAGTACAGCCTCTCAAAAAGCAAGTTATTGAGGAAGGCATCAAGGATGCTTTCCTCAAGTAGGCAAACTTCTTTCTCCTTTCCTGTCTACCAGCCATGTATGGATGAGCAGAAAAGAGTATTTGATCGGTTTGACTCTAATGGAGATGGAAAGATCTCCCCTGATGAGTATAAAGCCTTTTTGCGATCTCTGGGAAAGAGCAAATTCCTCACTCGGGAAGTTGAGAAGATATTCGAGGTTGCAGATTCAGACGGCGATGGCTCTATAGATTTCAATGAGTTTGTGGAAGTGCAGAGGAAGGAAGGTGGGAGCAGAACCACGGATTTGCATTCCGCGTTTCAGGTATTTGACAGGGATGGTGATGGAAAGATTTGTGCAGAAGAAGTTTTTGAACTGCTGCAGAAGCTGGGAGACGGGTGCAGCCTGCAGGATTGCCAGAAAATGGTGAAAGCTCGTGATGTTAATGGAGACGGCGTGATTGACATTGATGAGTTCATCAACATGATGACTCGGGGCACGCCTCTTTGTTAG
- the LOC116001989 gene encoding protein disulfide-isomerase SCO2: MLPVNPSSIFAPSKPPIVTLSTVTPRHFTTVIRCHSAADPPASRPWFNFFAAADAAASPGSGRIGLNSDGAAASPVEKRVAYNGKTTKANAKERWSRNRESYLTDNDDALPLPMTYPDTSPVSPEEIDRRLRCDPQVEDCKEVVYEWTGKCRSCQGTGFVSYYNKRGKETVCKCIPCLGIGYVQKITARKDIDVMEDLDNG; this comes from the exons ATGTTGCCTGTAAACCCTAGCTCCATTTTCGCCCCTTCCAAGCCTCCCATTGTCACCTTATCCACTGTCACACCTCGCCATTTCACCACAGTTATTCGTTGCCACTCCGCCGCCGACCCGCCTGCCTCGAGGCCGTGGTTTAACTTCTTCGCTGCAGCAGATGCTGCTGCTTCCCCAGGCTCCGGGCGAATTGGGCTGAATTCTGACGGAGCCGCTGCATCTCCTGTCGAGAAGAGAGTTGCTTATAATGGAAAGACTACCAAGGCAAATGCGAAGGAGAGGTGGTCACGTAACCGGGAGAGTTACTTGACCGACAACGACGATGCTCTTCCTCTTCCAATGACTTATCCAGATACCTCCCCCGTGTCTCCGGAGGAAATTGATCGTCGTCTTCGCTGCGACCCCCAAGTTGAg GATTGCAAAGAAGTTGTTTATGAATGGACAGGAAAGTGTAGGAGCTGCCAAGGCACAGGGTTTGTCAGTTACTATAACAAAAGGGGGAAGGAGACTGTCTGCAAATGCATACCCTGCCTTGGAATTG GTTATGTGCAGAAGATAACAGCACGGAAGGATATTGATGTTATGGAGGATTTGGATAATGGATAG